A stretch of the Nitrospirota bacterium genome encodes the following:
- a CDS encoding PilZ domain-containing protein: MANKRKHKRYTRRLKVDFMADGSALKGISSDFSMEGLFIRSSRVFPVGTFLDMTIHLPDGKTAGVKGVVARSQKRFVGKMMGAPVDRSVKKDGMGVVIVEKDVAYLRFLSGILAEKGEGQPPKAAPPARETRKEAPVAEALTGLLRTQTALIRCLEKKGLLEQGELKEEMERIKD; this comes from the coding sequence ATGGCGAACAAGAGAAAGCACAAGCGCTACACCCGGCGCTTGAAGGTCGACTTCATGGCCGACGGTAGCGCCCTGAAGGGCATCTCCAGCGACTTTTCCATGGAGGGCCTGTTCATCCGGTCCAGCCGCGTCTTCCCGGTGGGGACCTTCCTGGACATGACCATTCACCTGCCCGACGGTAAGACCGCGGGTGTCAAGGGCGTGGTGGCCCGCTCGCAGAAGCGGTTCGTAGGCAAGATGATGGGCGCCCCCGTGGACAGGAGCGTGAAGAAGGACGGCATGGGCGTGGTCATCGTGGAAAAGGACGTGGCTTATCTGCGCTTTTTGAGCGGCATCCTCGCGGAAAAGGGGGAAGGGCAGCCGCCGAAAGCCGCGCCCCCGGCGAGGGAGACAAGGAAAGAGGCACCGGTGGCGGAAGCCCTGACGGGCCTCCTTCGCACCCAGACGGCCCTCATACGGTGTTTGGAGAAGAAAGGCCTCCTTGAGCAGGGAGAGCTGAAAGAAGAGATGGAGAGGATTAAGGATTAA